The Alteribacter populi genomic sequence TTATTAACAGGGAGTAGCGGAAAGGAGTTATTTATGTCCGACCAGACAGAAGAAGGCATTTTTTTTGGCGTTTTCTTATCCGCCAACCACAAAAAAGTTTTAAAAAAGAAACGATCAACTCATAAAAGATATTCATTTTTTTATACCCTAGCCAAAGAAGCAGCTTTATCAGATATTCATCTTTTCTTTTTTTCTCCTGAAGACGTCGATTTACAAAAACGGCAAATTATCAATGGTCTTCAATGGAATGAAAAAAAAGACAAATGGGAAACGGCTCTCTTTCCATTCCCAAATGTTTTTTACGAGAGAATCTATTTACAAAATAAACAGATTGATCGTATTAGAGCAACATTTAAAAAGCTGCAGATCCCCTCCATAAACGCCCTATCCTCATTTGATAAACTAGACGTTTACAAACGATTAATAAAAAACAAAACTGTCCGGCACTACTTACCACCAACAAAAGAGGTCAAAACGTTTGAGGATGTCAACCGTTTTTTACAGACTTATCACGTCATCTATTTAAAAAAGGTACTCAGCAGCTTAGGGAGAGGTATTGTAAAGGTCAAAGAAACAGATAACAAAATATATGAATATAGTTACTTTCGAAGTCGATTACGAGCGCACCATGTCACACATCCTCGTCAATTAAAAAAACCACTCAACCATTTTTTTCGTAATAAAAGTTACATTGCCCAAAAAGGGATTGATTTACTGGAAAAAGAAAATCGCAGCATTGATTTCCGAGCAGAAGTCCAACGAACTGGGGAAGATCACATAGAAATCACCGGAATTTCAGCTAGAGTCGGGCAAAAAAAGTCGCCGATTACTGTTCACTCAATCGCCCTGCCTTTTGAAGATTTTTTACGAACTGAGCTCGATTATACTAACGAACAAATAATAGAGCTAAAAGAAAAAGCAGAGACATTTTTACTAGCGATTTATACAGCATTAGAAGATGCCTACGGGCGTTTTGGGGAAATGGGAATTGACTTTGGAATCGACAAAGATGAAAATATCTGGTTTATAGAGTCCAATTCGAAAAGTGCAAAGGTTTCTTTTGAAAAGTCTTACGGCAAGAAAGGATTGCAAAGAAATGCTCAACAATTATTAAATTACGCTGACTTTCTAGTAAAAATATAAGTCCTTCATTCACCTTAGCCGAGATTGCGTTAGCAAGGCACTATTCATTTTCAATGCACGTTTTTTATTGATATACTTTTAAAAGGAGACTGCATACCAACTCATTAAGGTGTGATGGAATGACTAGGAATATAATTTTATTTGATGGTGAGTGCCATTTTTGTGACCACAGTGTCCAATTTATTCTACAAAGAGACCTACACGGGCATTTCTACTTTTCCTCTCTTCAAAGTGAGACCGGACAAAATCTTTTAGATGAATACGGAATAGATAAAGATACAGACAGTTTTGTTTTATTAGAAAACAAGCGAGGCTACATCAAATCGACGGCAGCGTTAAGAGTATGCAGAAAACTAACGGGTGTTTGGAAGATCTTTTCTTTTCTCACAATTATTCCACGACCTTTTAGAGATTTCATTTACGACATCATAGCCACAAACCGGTATAAATGGTTTGGAAAAAAAGCTAGTTGTAATCTCCCCTCAAAAGAAATACGCAAAAGATTCTTAGATTAGCTAAGAAAAGCCTAGCTCAGGAAAATTCCGAGCTAGGTTTTATTATTATGAACAGTGGAATCACACCTAAATAGGACTTTATTCATGTAAAAATGTTTAGTCTTTTTTATCTAGTGGTATTCTAAAAAAGTATACCTTTTAAGCTTAAAATCATACTTATGGCATAAAGAGATTAGGGGTTGCCTATAATACTAGTAAAGATAACTACTGGCATGAAAGTTAGGGGGGGAGATGAATGATTAATAGAAGATCAGCTCAAGTGAAGACTGGGCCTAGGTTCCTCGAAGAATTGTTTGATAGCCAATTTATGAAAACGTACACTGAATTTGACCATTTTGATGATATGGTTGAAGCAAGTGGAATCCCGATTGATACGGCAAAAGCGCAACGTGAAATTGAATCCTCACCGGAATGGAATGCTTTTATTAAAACTCACACTCTCTTCTCATCGTGGGTAAATATGAAAAATACTGCGATTAAGCAAACAAAAGCGCTCAATAAATAAGTAAAAAGTAGAGCTGCCAACAGACAGCCTCTACTTTTTTATTCCGATAATGTTAAACGAAGTAGTCGATCATCATCACTTTGAGGATTCCCTCTTCCATCTGTGTTATTGGTGATCACATAAAGCTCCCCCTCATGAGCAAACACATCGCGAATTCTTCCCTCTCCTTCAAAAATAACTATCATCTCTTCTGAGTCTTCATCCATTTGATATAAGCTTCCACCTCGTAACCCAGCTACGATCAAGGTGTCATTCCACCATGTCATCCCTGAAGGAGCCCATGTTTCTTCACCGGAATGGACAAGCGGACTTTCCATATCAGCAGCCTCCTCGTCTCCTTCAATGACAGGCCAGCCGTAATTTTTTCCCGCTTCAATTATATTGATTTCATCATGAGCGACCGGACCGTGCTCTGAGCTGTATAAGGTGTTATCACTCCAGGCCATTCCTTGTGGATTACGATGACCATACGAATATACATACGAGTTTTCCAGAGGGTTATCTTCAGGTATTTCCCCATCTAACGTCATTCTCAAGATGTTCCCAGCCAGATCCTCAGGTTCTTGACTTAACTCTGGATTATTTGCATCGCCTGTCGTCACATAAAGGTATCCGTCAGGTCCGATCGCTATCCGCCCACCGTTATGTATTCTGTCTCCGGGAATATCATCGAGTACGATGTCTTGCTCGATCCAATCATTTCCTTCTCGTAAAACACTGACAACTCTGTTAAAAATAAGGCCATTTTCTCCTTTATAAGTATAATAAAGAAACGCTTTACTCGATTGTGAAAAATCATCATCAAGTACCATTCCCAAAAGGCCCGCCTCACCTTCATGATGCACCGGATCAGACGTCTCAACTTCAGATCGATCAATTTCCCGATCTTCATTAACAGTCACAATATACCCTTCTCGTTCTGTCATAATGAATTGTCCGTCTGAATAGTTAATATCCCACGGAATCGATAAATTCGCCGCTACCGTTTCGACCTCCCAATCGTCTATTGAAATATTTACACGTTCCTCATCAGTCACTTCGTTCTCTTTTTCATCTTCGTCTTGTTCCTCTGCTGTTTCATCAGCACCACATGCTGCTAGTAATAGAATCAATCCAAACGCCATAAAGTGTCTCATCTCGTGACTCTCCTCCTCATGTTATATTTTTACCTATTCCACTTCTTGTCACCTTTTAAAACTATTAATAAACAAAGCGCCTGCCCACAGCTGGACAGACGCTTCGTTGATATAGTTGAAACACATTCTTCCTATGGTTTTGCCAAGTATGAACCTGTATTGGACTGTCCATTTCCACGCTTTTGTAAAACTTTCAGTCCTTGTCCCATATCTGATGCGAGAATATAGTTACGATCCACAAACACTCCCCATACATTCGCACCTTCAGATACGTATGAACCGACTTCTTCAGGGTTTTCAATATCAGTAATATCTACCATTCGAATGCCATCTGAATAATGTGACAAGTAAAGTGTGTTTCCTCTGACTTTTGGGTCGTGAACCGTATAAGTACCTGGTTCGCGCTCATCAGGGTCAATTTGAACCATCGAGTTCAAAGTTCTAAACGTACTCACAAGCTCAGGGTTTGTTTTATCTTTAATATCGTAGATTCGTACGTATCCCCACCCACGTTCAAATTCATCATCATGAGGGTCCGGGTTAAAGACTTCACGTGCCTCAATAAGATAATTCCCGCCTTTTGCTAGAGCCGCAGAGTGAGCAGCTCCCTGCACATCTCGTTCAAACTTTGTACGTCCTAAGTACTCAGGGTTTTCCGGATCACTAATATCTAAAATCACGGTTCCTAGATCCCAATAAGATAAATAAGCGTATTTACCTGTTTGGTCAGTGATCACACTGTGTAAAAAGACGGTACGAGAAGCACCTTCACCATCAGTATATTGGTAACTACCATCAAAATAAGGGTCATCCACTTCTGTTGGGTCCCAATTTGACAGTTCTACTGGGTTAGCTGGATCTGAAATATCAACAATTGAGAAGTCGTGCACATCTACTCCATCGTCATGGTAACGGTGAGCCATATAATTCGTTGCAAGTAAAAGAACTTGGTTGCCATGCGTTGTTACCCAGTGCTCATGTGTCCCAGTCGGTAGCTCTTCCGGGGTTTCCCAAAAGCCTAATTTTTCCGGGGCTTCAGGCTGCGTAACATCATAAAGAACGACACCGCCATGGTCAACCTGATCATCTCCATTGTATCCTTGGATTTTTTGAACGCTTACCGCTGCTACATCCCCGCGAAAATCCGGGGTACTAACAGACTCTACGATAACCTTTTCTTGCCACGTTCCTGGAAGATCATTTGCAATCACTGCAACTTCCTCAGGGTTCGCTGGATCCTTCATATCAAAAATCCGGACACCTTCATTTGTCATTTGACCACGATGTGTTCCTAAATAGGCATAGCCTTTGTGAGCAAAAACATCGGCAGTTGTCACTGAAGCATCCTTACGTTCTTCTAACGGGACCGCAGCAACTTCTTGAAGATGTTGAAAATTCTTTGATCCTTCGACTTTCTCATACCCATCTGGAAAATCAGCAGGACCTGCTTCAATCGTCCCTTTTTGGGCATCACTACATGCTAACGCTACGCTTGTCCCAATTAGCGAAAAACAAAGAGTACTTAAAGTAACTTTTTGCAACAATGATCTTTTCAAAATCAGCACCCCTCTTCAATAAGATTACCTTTAGGATACCGAAGTATTTTTTATGTAATAAGTGAAAATATTACCAGTAAATAGTCATGTTTTTACGTATATTTGCAGACAAATAAAGGTTTTATGTCTCAAGTATAGTATTTTTATCCTATAGTCGTCAGCGTCCCACTTGCCTCTAATCAGCTCTGTTTTGTAAAATAGTCCCGCTCTTTTTTCACCGCATAAACATGATGGCCAAGGGCAAGCAAAAATAAAATAGTCGTTAATACAGCGAAATATGCATTCCAACCAATAACGTAGTAAAAACTATAATTTCGTAAATTATCAATTTGCATGTGAGCCGGGTCAACGAGCGGTCCGACAATAAAATGATAAATTCCTATAGAAACAATAAAAGAAACAATCATAAGTGCAAAGATATAAACCGTCGTCTTTATTTTAGTCATCTGAAGTTTTTCAATTACAACAAAAAACAAATACCCGACGCTCACAAAAATAAGGAAAAACAATACTATTAACATAACGATAAGTGTGGCTTCATTGATCAATTTTTTTCACCTCAACGGATTCGGACTTTTTCGACAATTTCTAATACATTTATCTTATCGCAAAATACTTTTTCAGATAAGTGTTTTGTAAAATAATTTATGTCGCTTGAACTTCTCCACTATTTTTTACGAATGTATGATAAAAAAGTTACATTAATCATTTGTATTTGTTTAGTCTTATACTTTATTTGTATTTACTTGGTCTTGCCTTTAAAATTAAAGAAAAGATTAGCGAAAGAAGGTGCAATCATTGAAAAAACCAATCACACAACCTTATATAAAGATGGAAAAAATTACAAACAGTATCGAACAAAAAACGATCGAACTTGAACGGACGATTAAAATGACGGAAGAAAAAATCACCACAGCTCACAGAGAGTTTAAGTTTGAACATGTTTTTGACGTTTCATACCGCTCGATGATAAGAGAAGAAGGACTGCTTTATCTTCATACAAGTAAAGGTGTATATTCTTATATGGTAAAAGAAGATCCAGCTGATTTTATTGAAGCTTTTAAAAGAATGCAGAAGAAGTAAAAGTTGTAGTAAAAATGAACTAACTTTAGACCCTTCTTGATTCGAAGGAAACTGCAGCTATTGACCTTTTTATCGCAGTATGATCAGGCCCCCAAACAAAAACCCCGATACATGTATATGTACCAGGGACTCTTCACCATTATCCTAAAAGTTTTTTTGCTTGTTCGAGAACTTTCTCTCCGTTCATTGTTCCGTAAGCCATAGAATCGATGACATCGACCTGCACTCCATGTGGCTCTGCTTTTTTGGTAATTTGCGCTTGCAAATAACGAACTTGAGGTCCGATTAAAATAACGTCTGTAGAATCAAGCTGATTCGCTAATCCCGCTTCGGCTGTCGCATCAATTGTAGTTTCAATTCCCTGTTGTTTTGCTGCTTCTCTCATTTTATTAACGAGCATACTTGTAGACATTCCTGCTGAACATACTAACATAATTTTCATATTAATGCCCTCCCTGATCGAATTTTTGGTGTAGTTCAATGATTTCTAATGCCAAATCCTTCACCGTCATTGCATTCATAAGATGATCTTGTGCATGAATGAGTAATACATTTGGTGAAACCCCTTCACCTGTCGATTCTTTTGTAAGCAGGGATGTTTGTACATGGTGTGCCTCATGAAACTCATCGTTTGCTAACTTTAACTTTTCATCAGCCTCGGAAAACCGTCCTTTTTTCCCTAATTGCATAGCTTCCATTGCAAATGATCTCGCATTACCTGAATGAAGGATGATTTGGAATGAAATTTCCTCTAATGATTTCTCTTTCGTATCAGTCATGCTTTTGGCTCCTCTCTTTCTCTTTCCTTTATAAGTTCTTGTTTCTTTTGTTCAGCTTTTTCTGCTGCTTTTAAAAATGGAATGTAAAGAACAATCGCTAGCAACAAATTAAACACTTGGAGAATAATCCCATTGATCGAACCTCCTGTTACAAGGTAGCCACTTATTATCGGTGGTGTTGTCCAAGGTAAAATCGCTACTGTTTTTGGCACCAACCCGAGGTCAATTGCGAAAAAGGAAGTGATCGTTAATAGGACAGGGATAAAAATAAACGGTATCAACATTACAGGTTAAGTACAATTGGTAGTCCAAATAGAACAGGTTCATTAATATTAAAGGCTCCTGCTGGTGCTGATAGCTTACCAATCGTTCGATAATGTTTAGAGTAGGAAACAAAGAAAATAGCAATGATTAATGCCAATGTCGTACCTGACCCACCCGTAAATACATAAGCATCGAAGAAAGGTTTCGTAATGATATATGGAACATCATAGGCACTTACACCAGTAGAAAATATCCGTTGATTTTCTTCAATAAGTGGTAGATAAATAGAATCAATGACAGGTCCTAAAATGTTTGTACCATGTAAACCGAAGAACCAGAGCAATGATTTAGAAAAGCAATGATAATCGCTGTCGGCAACGTGTTCGACAAGGCTTGTAAAGGCTCCTGAATCGTACTAAACACAAGCTCATGCAGACTTCCATCTGTCCACGCCATAATGAAGGTTTGAATAAACCCCATCATAACTAGAATAATCGCTGCAGGAATTAATGCTCTAAACGACTTGATGACCCCTTCAGGTACACCTTCTGGCATCTTAATTGTAAATTTAGATTGGAGTAATATACGAAATAATTCAGTTACAACAAGAGACGTAATAACAGCCACGAACAACCTTGCGCACCCGTCCACTCAAATGCTATACCCCAATCGGGCGTAGCTGGCGTCAAGATAATATATGAAGCTATTGATACTAGAGCAGCAGCTAATCCATCCGTATTATATGATCTTGCTAAATGATAACTTATGGATCCAACCACCAATAAACTAAGTATAGCAAATGAACCATCCCAGACATTCCCGCCTATGGCCGTCCAGTTGCCCCCGAATATATTAGCCATAAAATTTTGAAAAGCAGGCACGGGAAAATTATTAATTAAAATCGCAAAGGAGCCGATGATAATTAACGGCATAATTGATACAAAACCATCCCGGACAGCAACTAAATGACGCTGAGAACCAATTCGACCAGCTACGGGAATAAAATAGCGTTCCATCCATTGCATAACTTTATCCATCATGATTTAAAACCCCTCTCCTCCCTAAAATTGAGGTAAATACTCTTTATGTGCATCAAGCATTTCGTTTAAAATCGCTTTGGCTTTCTTTTCACTATCGACTAGCGGATTCATTACAATTGCTTGATATGCCTTCAGATATTCCCCTGAAATTGCTGCTTCAATAACAAGTTCTTCAAACGCTTTCATTTGTACAATTAACCCTTTTACTGAAGATGGTAATAGGCCAACAGTTATTGGCCTTGGTCCATCTGTTGTGACAATCGCATTTACTTCAATCACACTATCAGCTGGCAAGTCAGAAATCGCTCCCCGGTTTTGAATGTTTAACGTTTGAATATCTGATTTATTTGTATACAAGCTCTCAATGAGATTACATGCAGCGTCACTATAGAAAGCGCCCCCGCGTTTCTCTAACTCTGCAGGTTTCTCTTTAAGGCTGAAATCTTGATATGTTTTAAACAACTCTTTTTCAACTTCCATGACAACTTTTGCCCGAGTTCCGTTTTCCTCATAAGCTTCAAGGTCTTTTTTAAGTATTTTATCGGTTTGAAAATAATATTGATGATAAGGATTCGGTAACATGTTTAACGCTTCAATAAATGCCGGGGACCAACCAAGGGACACAATATTTGCCGGTGAATAGTCCATATCATTGTTCACTAGTTTTTCCAACACTTCTTGTGTTCGATCTTTCCCCTTTACCATTACCCGTTTGCCAAAGACAAAGTGGTTCAACCCTACAAATTCAATTTCGGTATCTTTTACTTCACAATTGAGAATCTCTGCTGCGCTCGTTCTCATATTGAATGGAATATTACAAACACCAATCACTTTCTTATGAGGACCAAACTTAAGTAGTGCTTCCGTAACAGAAGCAGAGTTTTGCAAAAAATATCAAGTAAGCCGAACAACTGTCCGAAACGCTCTACAACAACTAACAATCGAAGGATACGTATATCGAATCCAAGGGCGAGGAACGTTTGTTGCGAACAACAAAGTAAAACAAACGCTAACAGCAACAAAAGGCGGATACAGTGAACAGCTTCAGCTTCAAGGCAAGACGCCTAAGATCAAGGTCCTTCATTTAACGGTAGTACCTGCAAATTTGTTACTACAAGATATCTTTCGTCTCAATGAAAATGATCCCGTTAATAAACTAGAGCGAATTCGTTATGCTGATGATTTACCATTGCAGTATGAAATTGCTTATTTGCCTTGGAGAGAAACACCTGGGTTACAAAAAGAAGAATGCGAAAAATCATTATATAGCTTGTTAAAATCTCAATTTGATATTGAAATTTTAAAGACAGAGGAAAATCTGCAGATCATTTTGGCAGATGAAAAAATAGCTAAAATGCTAGAAACGCACGTTGGGACTCCTTGTTTCCAAATTGAAACGTTTGCTTATAACAAAAATGGAAACATCATTGAGTATTCAAAGGCCTTCTTCCACGGAAAACGGGCCAGCTTTGTCATTGAAAGAAATTATCATGAGTAGGAGGAAATAATGAAGATTATTATTAATGCAGACGATTTCGGATTGTCACCTGGGGTCAATTATGGCATTATCGATGCACATAGAAATGGATTTGTAAACTCAACGACGATGCTCACGAATATGGCTAGCTCAGAGCATGCTTTTGAACTCATGAAATCTCATCCGAAACTTGGGGTAGGCGTTCATTTAGTTTTATCTTGTGGTAAGCCATTACGAACGGATGTCCCTAGTCTCACCAATGAAAAAGGTAACTTTAAATTAACAAATGCCTATGCCTCTCATCCTTTTGACCTAGATATTCAAGAAGTAGAACGAGAATGGGAAGCACAAATCGACCGTTTTTTTCAACATGGTCTTGTACCAACTCATCTAGACAGTCATCATCACATTCACGGCTGGGCACCTTTAAGAGAATCTACGTTTAAGCTAGCAAGGAAACATCAACTACCAGTCAGGCACGTGTTTAATCAAGATGAAGTACCAAGCGATGTGAAGCTATTATCCGATGAATTCAATGCGTCATTTTACAGTGAGGGTGTTACACCTGACTTCTTTGTAAAATTAAATAGAACCGAAAGTAATGTAGTCGAAGTGATGTGTCATCCTGCATTTATCGATCACACATTACAGCAGTTCTCCTCATATCAACAACAAAGAGTTTTAGAGCACAAAATAGTAACAACAACGACGTTACCAGAACAACTTGAATTGATGAAATGCCGTAATCAGCTACTCTCGTAACACACTATATCTCCTATATTAAGGTTGCCCCTATAAGGCAGCCTTTTTTAACATGCCTGAAAAACATAATATTTTAAATATTGATAAATTTGGTATAATAGAAAGAAAATACAAAGGGGCAATAACATTGACAACACAAACCGAAACACTCGAACAAATGAAAAATCAAATAGGAAAAGTCCTAGTAGGAAAGGATGAAATGGTCGAATTAATTATCATCAGTTTGCTAAGCGGAGGACACGTACTTCTTGAAGATGTGCCCGGCACTGGAAAAACGATGCTCGCAAAATCAATGGCAAACCTGATGAAAGTCGATTTTAACAGGATTCAATTTACCCCTGATGTTCTCCCAAGTGATGTGACAGGTGTGCAGTTTTTTAACCCGAAAGACCAAGAATTTGAAATGCGCCCGGGACCAGTGATGACAAATGTCCTTTTGGCTGATGAAATTAACCGCGCAACGCCAAGAACACAATCCAGTTTGCTGGAAGTAATGGAAGAATCACAAGTGACGATTGATGGTGAGACACTTCAGCTTCCACAGCCTTTTATCGTCATCGCAACGCAAAATCCAATCGAATCCCAACAAGGAACGTTTGCTTTACCTGAAGCGCAAATGGATCGGTTTTTAATGCAAATGAAGGTTGGCTATCCGAAAAAATCTGAAGAAAAAACGATGCTTCAATTGTATAAAGGGAAGAATCCGTTTGAGAATCTTTCCTCGGTGGTAAACTCGGCGGACCTTTTACATATGAAAAATGAAGTTGGTAAGATTCTGATTCACGAGCCATTGGAAGACTATCTTTTAACCATCATTCACGCGACGAGAGAATCAGAAGATGTAGAAGTCGGAGTCAGTCCTCGTGGAACGCTTGCTTTCATGCGTAGCCTGCAAGCTCGAGCTTATTTACAAGGGCGTGAATATGTGACACCTGAAGATGTAAAACAACTCGCACCTTACGTCCTTTCCCACCGGCTTGTTCTTACATTAGAGAGTTCGATGACGAAGACAAAATCTGATGTCTTAACACGTATTTTACGGGAGATTGAAGCGCCTGTTGAACAGGGGTACGTAGAATGATTTCACAATGGGTAAAAGAGGTTCACTACTCTAAAACGTACAGTGTACTTGGTGGGGTCGTGCCTTTTCTTGTCATTCTCTCGATCATTTTAAGAGATATGCTGCTATTTAGCCTAGCCGTCTTTTTTATTCTGTTTATTTTTATTAACAAATGGTATCTCAACTATGTAACCGCAAACCTGGTCATACCGTATGAAACCATAACCCTGCGCTTGTTTCCAGATGAAGAAGGTGAGATCGCCATTCCCATTGAAAATCGCGGTAAGCTTCCTATCTTTAACGGCAAATGGGGGTATTACCTTTATGATCACGATGAATCCGTCTCCATTATAGACAGGGATGACAAGGATGCATTGCCTTCAAGCTACAAGAACCCGTTCAATATTCCAGCGAGTGCGAGGCGTCACTTCAAAACGAAGGTGACAGCTGTAAAGCGTGGGACGGCCCAAGTGCGAACAATCGAATTAATCATATATGACGCCTTTAAGCTAAGCTCTGTTCGTCTTCAATACCAAGGGTCCTTTCGTGGGGAAATCATCGTATATCCTACTCTCTCACCCATTGGCCATCTTGAAAAACTTTACTTACAGGAAAGAGGGAATCACACGCAGCCCTTCTCCCTGTATGAAGATGTAACGATGACAAGAGGAACCCGGGATTACATATCAGGTGACCCCTTTAACCGGGTAAATTGGAAAGCGACTGCAAGAACAGGAGATTTACAAACGAAAGTCTATGAAAATGTGATGCTCTCAAAATGGACTCTCATTTTGAATATCCGAGGAGAAGATTATTTAAAGCCAACAATTGAAAACCTGGAAGAAGTTCTTAGCCAAGTAGCCTATACGGCTCGTTTTGCCACGACAAATAATATTAGCTTTGAACTATTTATTAACGTAAAAGTTCCTGGCTCAGAGTCCGGCCTCCACCTACCTGCTGGTGAAGGGAAACATCATTTAATGAAAACATTGGAATTATTAGCTCGATTGCGTCATGGACAAGTGACCATATTAGAGGAAGCGATGCTTTATAATGTTTTCTTGAACCGCTCGGAAAAAAAACATGCTATCTTCCATTTTGGTGCATACGGTCAAACAGAGGACCACTTCTACCAGCAAGCCAAGCGATCAGGAGTAAAAATTTATCCGGTCAAAGCAAGGTGTGAGAATGGAGTTGAACAAAATGAACAATTGGCAACGTAAAGCCGTCACGGGGTTGCGGTTTAGTTTAGAAATGCTCTTACTTTATATCATCTTGTTTCCAAATTATATGGCTGATCCGGGGTTTCCTCCAGTCCTCCCGTTTGTGACAACGGTCGTGACTGGTGGGTTAATCATTTATGGGTTTCTTACCAAGATGAGAAAAGTCGGATTTACGTTTGGATCGTTACCTTTTGTATTCGGCATTGGCATACTCGTCGGATTCCATCCCTTTATCGCCTTGCTTCTGGCTCTAGCAATTTATTGGCGTGTATATGTAAGTACGAGAAACGACACAGAGGGAAATGAAATTAGAATTTTTCTCCTTACATTATTAGTCGGGTGCATTTACTATGTTGCAT encodes the following:
- a CDS encoding YheC/YheD family protein, with amino-acid sequence MSDQTEEGIFFGVFLSANHKKVLKKKRSTHKRYSFFYTLAKEAALSDIHLFFFSPEDVDLQKRQIINGLQWNEKKDKWETALFPFPNVFYERIYLQNKQIDRIRATFKKLQIPSINALSSFDKLDVYKRLIKNKTVRHYLPPTKEVKTFEDVNRFLQTYHVIYLKKVLSSLGRGIVKVKETDNKIYEYSYFRSRLRAHHVTHPRQLKKPLNHFFRNKSYIAQKGIDLLEKENRSIDFRAEVQRTGEDHIEITGISARVGQKKSPITVHSIALPFEDFLRTELDYTNEQIIELKEKAETFLLAIYTALEDAYGRFGEMGIDFGIDKDENIWFIESNSKSAKVSFEKSYGKKGLQRNAQQLLNYADFLVKI
- a CDS encoding thiol-disulfide oxidoreductase DCC family protein; amino-acid sequence: MTRNIILFDGECHFCDHSVQFILQRDLHGHFYFSSLQSETGQNLLDEYGIDKDTDSFVLLENKRGYIKSTAALRVCRKLTGVWKIFSFLTIIPRPFRDFIYDIIATNRYKWFGKKASCNLPSKEIRKRFLD
- a CDS encoding PQQ-dependent sugar dehydrogenase; its protein translation is MRHFMAFGLILLLAACGADETAEEQDEDEKENEVTDEERVNISIDDWEVETVAANLSIPWDINYSDGQFIMTEREGYIVTVNEDREIDRSEVETSDPVHHEGEAGLLGMVLDDDFSQSSKAFLYYTYKGENGLIFNRVVSVLREGNDWIEQDIVLDDIPGDRIHNGGRIAIGPDGYLYVTTGDANNPELSQEPEDLAGNILRMTLDGEIPEDNPLENSYVYSYGHRNPQGMAWSDNTLYSSEHGPVAHDEINIIEAGKNYGWPVIEGDEEAADMESPLVHSGEETWAPSGMTWWNDTLIVAGLRGGSLYQMDEDSEEMIVIFEGEGRIRDVFAHEGELYVITNNTDGRGNPQSDDDRLLRLTLSE
- a CDS encoding LVIVD repeat-containing protein translates to MLILKRSLLQKVTLSTLCFSLIGTSVALACSDAQKGTIEAGPADFPDGYEKVEGSKNFQHLQEVAAVPLEERKDASVTTADVFAHKGYAYLGTHRGQMTNEGVRIFDMKDPANPEEVAVIANDLPGTWQEKVIVESVSTPDFRGDVAAVSVQKIQGYNGDDQVDHGGVVLYDVTQPEAPEKLGFWETPEELPTGTHEHWVTTHGNQVLLLATNYMAHRYHDDGVDVHDFSIVDISDPANPVELSNWDPTEVDDPYFDGSYQYTDGEGASRTVFLHSVITDQTGKYAYLSYWDLGTVILDISDPENPEYLGRTKFERDVQGAAHSAALAKGGNYLIEAREVFNPDPHDDEFERGWGYVRIYDIKDKTNPELVSTFRTLNSMVQIDPDEREPGTYTVHDPKVRGNTLYLSHYSDGIRMVDITDIENPEEVGSYVSEGANVWGVFVDRNYILASDMGQGLKVLQKRGNGQSNTGSYLAKP
- a CDS encoding PTS sugar transporter subunit IIB codes for the protein MKIMLVCSAGMSTSMLVNKMREAAKQQGIETTIDATAEAGLANQLDSTDVILIGPQVRYLQAQITKKAEPHGVQVDVIDSMAYGTMNGEKVLEQAKKLLG
- a CDS encoding PTS lactose/cellobiose transporter subunit IIA, which produces MTDTKEKSLEEISFQIILHSGNARSFAMEAMQLGKKGRFSEADEKLKLANDEFHEAHHVQTSLLTKESTGEGVSPNVLLIHAQDHLMNAMTVKDLALEIIELHQKFDQGGH
- a CDS encoding GntR family transcriptional regulator; translated protein: MQGRGTFVANNKVKQTLTATKGGYSEQLQLQGKTPKIKVLHLTVVPANLLLQDIFRLNENDPVNKLERIRYADDLPLQYEIAYLPWRETPGLQKEECEKSLYSLLKSQFDIEILKTEENLQIILADEKIAKMLETHVGTPCFQIETFAYNKNGNIIEYSKAFFHGKRASFVIERNYHE
- the chbG gene encoding chitin disaccharide deacetylase yields the protein MMKIIINADDFGLSPGVNYGIIDAHRNGFVNSTTMLTNMASSEHAFELMKSHPKLGVGVHLVLSCGKPLRTDVPSLTNEKGNFKLTNAYASHPFDLDIQEVEREWEAQIDRFFQHGLVPTHLDSHHHIHGWAPLRESTFKLARKHQLPVRHVFNQDEVPSDVKLLSDEFNASFYSEGVTPDFFVKLNRTESNVVEVMCHPAFIDHTLQQFSSYQQQRVLEHKIVTTTTLPEQLELMKCRNQLLS
- a CDS encoding AAA family ATPase, giving the protein MKNQIGKVLVGKDEMVELIIISLLSGGHVLLEDVPGTGKTMLAKSMANLMKVDFNRIQFTPDVLPSDVTGVQFFNPKDQEFEMRPGPVMTNVLLADEINRATPRTQSSLLEVMEESQVTIDGETLQLPQPFIVIATQNPIESQQGTFALPEAQMDRFLMQMKVGYPKKSEEKTMLQLYKGKNPFENLSSVVNSADLLHMKNEVGKILIHEPLEDYLLTIIHATRESEDVEVGVSPRGTLAFMRSLQARAYLQGREYVTPEDVKQLAPYVLSHRLVLTLESSMTKTKSDVLTRILREIEAPVEQGYVE